A window from Cryptomeria japonica chromosome 1, Sugi_1.0, whole genome shotgun sequence encodes these proteins:
- the LOC131032336 gene encoding cullin-1, producing the protein MRKEESDALQNAIAKVKQIVEGKHQFGSEDYMQIYTEIYTKCYQIVDRTTMQSEYEKTLEDHINSTVVPALRDKEDEILLTEFVKQWEFYKRMVRLVLNLVFYKLTRDDWFSREDLFSKHKEAAQRCFVEMVLNECKVQAAMLVQIHKIREGESILDGTLLKNVVTMLWDFGMDYYKDFEVAVFESTTIYYSRKAASWMCEYSCPDYLLKVVKYLRLEKETIAMHCVHQSSQTRYLEIVENELLCKHECQLLKEDSDCHPLLRNDKMDDLSEMFNLFSGIDKGIQLMAKIFRQHVTRHGTSLVKHGGQMVAEALKANNGKEVIASEKDQFVRRIIQLHEKYMQCVQENFMNNRLFKNALMAEF; encoded by the coding sequence ATGAGGAAAGAGGAATCGGATGCTTTGCAAAATGCAATTGCAAAGGTTAAGCAAATCGTCGAAGGGAAGCACCAATTTGGTAGTGAGGATTATATGCAGATTTATACTGAAATCTATACAAAATGCTATCAAATAGTGGATCGGACGACGATGCAATCTGAATATGAGAAAACCCTAGAAGATCATATCAATTCAACAGTTGTCCCCGCATTGAGGGATAAAGAAGATGAGATTCTTCTGACAGAATTTGTAAAGCAATGGGAATTCTACAAACGAATGGTCAGACTTGTATTGAATCTTGTATTTTATAAGTTGACCCGTGATGATTGGTTCTCACGTGAAGATTTGTTCAGTAAACACAAGGAAGCTGCTCAGAGATGCTTCGTTGAAATGGTCTTAAATGAATGTAAAGTACAGGCTGCTATGCTGGTTCAAATTCATAAAATACGGGAAGGTGAGAGCATTCTTGATGGGACTCTATTGAAGAATGTTGTGACTATGCTGTGGGATTTTGGGATGGACTACTATAAAGATTTTGAGGTAGCCGTTTTTGAAAGTACCACCATATATTATTCCAGAAAGGCTGCTTCATGGATGTGTGAGTATTCTTGTCCAGACTACTTGTTGAAGGTTGTTAAGTATTTAAGGTTGGAGAAAGAAACAATTGCAATGCATTGTGTGCATCAAAGTAGCCAAACTAGGTATCTAGAAATTGTAGAAAATGAACTTCTTTGCAAGCATGAATGCCAACTTTTGAAGGAAGATTCAGATTGTCATCCATTGTTGAGAAATGACAAGATGGATGATCTTTCAGAGATGTTTAACTTGTTTTCTGGAATAGATAAAGGCATTCAGCTCATGGCCAAAATATTTAGACAGCATGTTACCAGGCACGGTACATCCTTAGTTAAACATGGAGGGCAAATGGTGGCAGAGGCATTAAAGGCAAATAATGGAAAAGAAGTGATTGCAAGTGAAAAAGATCAGTTTGTGAGGAGGATTATCCAATTGCATGAGAAATACATGCAGTGTGTGCAGGAGAATTTTATGAACAACCGCCTTTTCAAAAATGCACTCATGGCAGAATTTTAG
- the LOC131032335 gene encoding cullin-1-like has product MEMEELDPLQIAIAKVKQVVEGKVKYGPDEHSVICSSVVPALREKEDEFLLTEVVKQWEYYKEMVTILIKLVACRLTWSDPSNQDAISRCFPEIVYNEVLCSNVQGTMMVQINKMREGESILDGTLLKNVVSMLWDFGMDYYKDFEVAVFENTNIYYARKTASWICEYSCPDYLLKVVEYLRLEKETIAMHCVHRSSQTRYQEMVENELLCKYECQFLKEDSNCHPLLKNDKMDDLSEMFNLFSGIDKGIQLMAKIFRQHVTRYGTSLVKHGRQRVGEAIKANNGKEMIASEKDQFVRSIIQLHEKYMRCVEENFMNNRFFKNALMAEFQSFCNEQVAGNSIWELLVTFCDNILTNRNMTYADVENSLDKVTKIFHFVHDKDMVTDFYRKKLAGRLFSHRSSNADYEKSMLAKLKFECGRQFTSKMEGKLTDWTLAMKTQSDFEEYLSQNPLHPCSGIEFSVTVLTYGFWPIYKSPESLVLPVEMVRHLESFKEFYNREKMNRRLTWKHSLGTCIIIGRFDQGDIQIVGTPCHASALLLFNETETLSFSQVKSQLNLNVEDTIALLNSLACSKYRILSKLPDNQSVKETDYFEINAKFSCNKRKIRLPPPTDNVKENVGKCVFQDSHHMIDASIVRIMKSRETFAHKELVMQCTEQVKDMFKPDMKQIKRRIENLIDREYLERDKENPGMYNYLP; this is encoded by the exons ATGGAGATGGAGGAATTGGATCCTTTGCAAATCGCAATTGCAAAGGTTAAGCAAGTCGTCGAAGGGAAGGTAAAATATGGTCCTGATGAACATTCAGTCATTTG TTCATCAGTTGTCCCCGCATTGAGGGAGAAAGAAGATGAGTTTCTTTTGACAGAAGTTGTAAAGCAATGGGAGTATTACAAAGAAATGGTTACAATTCTAATCAAACTTGTGGCTTGTCGTTTGACCTGGTCGGATCCTTCCAACCAAGATGCTATTTCGAGATGCTTCCCTGAAATAGTCTACAATGAGGTTTTGTGCAGTAATGTGCAGGGTACTATGATGGTTCAAATTAATAAAATGCGGGAAGGTGAGAGCATTCTTGATGGGACTCTATTGAAGAATGTTGTGAGTATGCTATGGGATTTTGGGATGGACTACTATAAAGATTTTGAGGTGGCCGTTTTTGAAAATACCAACATTTACTATGCCAGAAAGACTGCTTCATGGATATGTGAGTATTCTTGTCCAGATTATTTGCTGAAGGTTGTTGAGTATTTAAGGTTGGAGAAAGAAACCATTGCAATGCATTGTGTGCATCGAAGTAGCCAAACCAGGTAtcaagaaatggtagaaaatgaactTCTTTGCAAGTATGAATGCCAATTTTTGAAGGAAGATTCAAATTGTCATCCATTGTTGAAAAATGACAAGATGGATGATCTTTCAGAGATGTTTAACTTGTTTTCTGGAATAGATAAAGGCATTCAGCTCATGGCCAAAATATTTAGACAGCATGTTACCAGGTATGGTACATCACTGGTTAAACATGGAAGACAAAGGGTGGGAGAGGCAATAAAGGCAAATAATGGAAAAGAAATGATTGCAAGTGAAAAAGATCAGTTTGTGAGGAGCATTATCCAATTGCATGAGAAATACATGCGATGTGTGGAGGAGAATTTTATGAACAACCGCTTTTTCAAAAATGCACTCATGGCAGAATTTCAGAGTTTTTGCAATGAACAAGTTGCAggaaacagtatttgggaattgcTGGTCACATTTTGTGACAATATTTTGACAAATAGAAACATGACATACGCAGATGTTGAAAATTCCCTTGACAAGGTTACAAAGATCTTTCACTTCGTCCATGACAAAGACATGGTTACAGATTTTTACAGGAAGAAGCTCGCAGGTAGGCTTTTTTCCCATAGAAGTTCAAATGCTGATTATGAAAAAAGCATGTTAGCTAAGCTGAAGTTTGAGTGTGGAAGACAATTTACATCTAAAATGGAGGGAAAGCTTACTGATTGGACATTGGCAATGAAAACCCAATCAGATTTTGAGGAATACCTGAGTCAGAATCCTCTTCATCCATGTTCTGGAATAGAATTCTCTGTCACAGTTTTGACATATGGCTTCTGGCCAATCTATAAGTCACCTGAATCACTTGTTCTTCCTGTTGAAATGGTGAGACATTTAGAGTCATTCAAAGAGTTCTATAACAGAGAAAAAATGAACAGAAGGCTAACATGGAAACACTCTCTGGGAACATGCATTATTATTGGAAGATTTGACCAGGGTGATATTCAAATAGTCGGAACACCTTGTCATGCAAGTGCTCTTCTGTTGTTCAATGAAACAGAGACGCTAAGTTTTTCACAAGTCAAATCCCAGTTGAATTTGAATGTTGAAGATACAATTGCATTGCTGAATTCCCTTGCATGTTCAAAGTACAGAATCCTAAGTAAATTACCAGATAATCAATCTGTGAAAGAAACAGACTATTTTgaaatcaatgcaaaattttcctGTAACAAGAGGAAGATCCGACTTCCGCCACCCACAGACAATGTAAAAGAAAATGTTGGGAAGTGTGTGTTTCAAGATAGCCATCATATGATTGATGCTTCGATCGTAAGAATTATGAAGAGCAGAGAAACATTTGCTCATAAGGAATTAGTGATGCAATGCACTGAGCAGGTTAAAGACATGTTCAAGCCAGATATGAAACAAATTAAAAGGAGAATTGAAAATCTCATAGATAGGGAATATTTAGAGAGAGATAAGGAAAATCCTGGAATGTACAATTATTTACCGTGA